The Bombus vancouverensis nearcticus chromosome 12, iyBomVanc1_principal, whole genome shotgun sequence genome contains a region encoding:
- the LOC117155321 gene encoding aminomethyltransferase, mitochondrial has protein sequence MPRVNGVNDGGTRRCLQPAFDDQCTTNCHGGNTMLRFSVRGRSVCFETFDKRIETLNSVRESCTIFKNSSRHTVSKSRSRCLIDSETRSNGTEGHRFSSTTPTSTPTSTSTVTTPTPQPRKTCLYDLHVENRGKIINFSGWLLPVQYQEAIAASHQHTRTFASLFDVGHMMQTLVFGKDATELLESLTTGDLKNLSKGSAILTVFTNENGGILDDLIITKDDDDKYFLVSNAARRNQDSQLLLQQQENFKRQGKSIQLRFLDPLEQSLVALQGPTAASVLRSIVKINLKNLTFMNSVETTVFGSRIRVTRCGYTGEDGFEISMPAKIARTLVEAILDTPDTKLAGLGARDSLRLEAGLCLYGHDIDEETTPVEAALTWLVAKRRRAEGNFPGAKRILSQIKSGTEKKRIGLTVVHGPPVREGACILTPEGESVGKVTSGGPSPTLGRSIAMGYVPSELAHYGGGILVQVRGKTYKATIAKIPFVKTNYYTEK, from the exons ATGCCTCGTGTCAACGGGGTCAACGACGGAGGGACGCGCCGATGCCTCCAGCCTGCATTCGACGATCAGTGCACGACCAATTGCCACGGAGGAAACACGATGCTTCGTTTTAGCGTTCGTGGAAGATCGGTTTGCTTCGAGACTTTCGACAAACGTATCGAGACGTTAAACAGTGTCCGCGAGTCTTGCACGATTTTTAAGAACAGCTCGAGACATACGGTATCAAAGTCGCGTTCAAGATGTTTGATCGATTCCGAAACGCGGTCAAACGGAACCGAAGGCCATCGTTTCTCGTCAACGACGCCGACATCGACGCCGACATCGACGTCGACTGTCACGACGCCGACGCCACAGCCAAGGAAAACCTGCTTGTACGATCTTCATGTGGAAAATAGAG GTAAAATAATCAACTTTTCCGGCTGGTTACTACCGGTACAATATCAAGAGGCAATAGCCGCGTCTCATCAACATACCAGAACTTTTGCGTCGCTCTTCGATGTCGGTCATATGATGCAAACGCTAGTTTTTGGAAAGGATGCAACCGAGCTTTTGGAATCTTTGACGACCGGCGATCTGAAGAACTTGAGCAAAGGCAGCGCGATTCTTACGGTGTTTACCAACGAGAATGGAGGCATTCTCGACGACTTGATAATTACAAAGGACGACGACGATAAATACTTTCTGGTGTCTAATGCTGCAAGAAGAAATCAAGATTCTCAATTGCTCCTCCAACAACAG GAAAACTTCAAACGCCAGGGAAAATCGATACAACTGCGATTCCTGGATCCTTTGGAACAGAGTCTCGTCGCGTTACAAGGTCCTACGGCCGCGTCGGTTCTTCGATCGATTGTAAAAATCAACTTGAAAAATCTAACATTTATGAACAGCGTAGAAACTACGGTATTTGGAAGCCGAATCAGGGTAACTCGATGCGGATATACAGGAGAGGATGGTTTCGAAATTTCCATGCCAGCCAAAATTGCGCGAACCTTGGTAGAAGCGATCTTGGACACGCCTGACACGAAACTGGCTGGTTTGGGAGCCAGGGACAGTTTAAG GCTAGAAGCTGGCCTTTGCCTCTACGGGCATGATATCGACGAAGAAACTACACCAGTCGAAGCGGCACTTACCTGGCTAGTAG CTAAAAGAAGGCGAGCGGAAGGAAACTTCCCAGGTGCAAAGAGGATACTTTCGCAAATCAAATCAGGAACCGAGAAAAAACGAATAGGATTAACGGTAGTGCATGGTCCGCCAGTGAGAGAAGGAGCGTGTATATTGACTCCAGAAGGTGAAAGCGTTGGCAAAGTCACTTCCGGTGGACCTAGTCCCACCCTTGGACGTTCCATCGCCATGGGATACGTGCCATCGGAATTAGCTCACTACGGTGGTGGAATACTGGTACAAGTTCGAGGGAAAACGTACAAGGCAACCATCGCAAAAATACCCTTCGTCAAAACAAATTACTATACCGAAAAATGA